From the Calonectris borealis chromosome 4, bCalBor7.hap1.2, whole genome shotgun sequence genome, one window contains:
- the SFRP2 gene encoding secreted frizzled-related protein 2, with the protein MQRRLCALLLLASQCMGSAAGLFPFGEPDFSYKRSNCKPIPAPMLLCRGIEYQSMRLPNLLGHETVQEVLEQASTWIPLVQKQCHPDTRKFLCSLFAPVCIDDLDEIIQPCHSLCEEVKESCAPVMSAFGFPWPDMLDCSRFPKDNDLCIPLASSDHILPVTREAPKVCDACKNKNEDDNDIVENLCKNDFALKIKVKEIAYINGDTKITPETKSKTIYKLNGLTERDLRKIVLWLKGGLQCTCDEMNDINVPYLVMGQKQAGELVITSLKRWQKGQRAFKRFSRSIRKLQC; encoded by the exons ATGCAGCGCCGCCTCTgcgccctactcctgctggcgTCCCAGTGCATGGGCTCGGCCGCCGGGCTCTTCCCCTTCGGGGAGCCCGACTTCTCCTACAAGCGCTCCAACTGCAAGCCCATCCCCGCCCCGATGCTGCTGTGCCGGGGCATCGAGTACCAGAGCATGCGGCTGCCCAACCTGCTGGGGCATGAGACCGtgcaggaggtgctggagcaggccTCCACCTGGATCCCGCTGGTGCAGAAGCAGTGCCACCCCGACACCAGGAAGTTCCTCTGCTCCCTCTTCGCCCCCGTCTGCATCGACGACCTGGACGAGATCATCCAGCCCTGCCACTCGCTCTGCGAGGAGGTGAAGGAGAGCTGTGCCCCAGTGATGTCCGCCTTCGGCTTCCCCTGGCCCGACATGCTGGACTGCAGCCGCTTTCCCAAGGACAACGACCTCTGCATCCCGCTGGCCAGCAGCGACCACATCCTCCCGGTCACCAGGGAAG CACCCAAGGTCTGCGATGCCtgcaaaaacaaaaatgaagatgacAACGACATCGTGGAAAACCTCTGCAAAAATGACTTTG CCTTGAAGATAAAAGTGAAGGAGATTGCCTACATCAATGGGGATACCAAGATCACCCCCgaaacaaagagcaaaaccatCTACAAGCTGAATGGGCTGACGGAAAGGGATCTGAGGAAGATCGTGCTCTGGCTCAAAGGTGGCCTCCAGTGTACCTGCGATGAGATGAATGACATCAACGTCCCCTATTTGGTGATGGGGCAGAAGCAAGCTGGGGAACTGGTGATCACCTCGCTGAAGCGGTGGCAGAAAGGGCAGCGGGCTTTCAAGCGGTTCTCCCGCAGCATCCGCAAACTGCAGTGTTAG